One region of Azoarcus sp. CIB genomic DNA includes:
- the flgK gene encoding flagellar hook-associated protein FlgK, with protein MAGLLSIGLTGINSSQANLVTTSHNITNANTPGFNRQTTIVTTADPFFSGAGFFGQGVEVDGVRRQYDQFLSQQVLNASARKEEFAAYSTQISQIDNLLADTSSGLSPALAGFFAGVQDVATNPSSVPARQALISSAESLASRFNALDTRLTEIRDINEGQIVSTVDSINAYARQISDINERIALAQVGGTSIPANDLLDQRDNLVAELNKLVKVSTTTESDGSLSVFIGSGQPLVVGTSVSQLVVAADSSVPSDPFRGEIRLATPGGGTVLMPDSVLTGGQLGGMLRFRNETLNAAREQLGDLAISVASEFNAIHAAGYDLDGTATGIAFFKDLSSFAATDLGRREAAGAFAVVLTDPRKIAASGAPTGTVGAGGSNNENALRLAALQTEKVMNGDTATFQSAYSQLVSFVGNKTREVQIGERSQESQLQQAIDAQQALSGVNLDEEAANLIRFQQSYQAAARVMSVAGTLFDEILSISR; from the coding sequence ATGGCTGGACTACTGAGCATCGGTCTGACGGGAATCAACAGTTCGCAAGCGAACCTGGTGACGACCAGCCATAACATCACGAACGCCAACACGCCGGGTTTCAACCGCCAGACGACGATCGTGACCACGGCGGATCCGTTCTTCTCCGGCGCCGGCTTCTTCGGCCAGGGGGTCGAGGTCGATGGCGTGCGGCGCCAGTACGATCAGTTTCTCAGCCAGCAGGTGCTCAATGCATCCGCGCGCAAGGAGGAATTTGCCGCCTACAGCACGCAGATCTCGCAGATCGACAATCTGCTCGCCGACACGAGTTCGGGCCTCTCGCCGGCGCTGGCCGGCTTCTTCGCCGGCGTGCAGGACGTGGCGACGAATCCGTCGAGCGTCCCCGCGCGTCAGGCGCTGATCTCAAGCGCGGAGTCGCTCGCATCGCGCTTCAATGCCCTCGATACGCGTCTGACCGAGATCCGCGACATCAACGAGGGCCAGATCGTCAGCACGGTCGATTCGATCAACGCCTACGCGCGCCAGATCTCCGACATCAACGAGCGCATCGCGCTGGCGCAGGTGGGCGGGACCTCGATCCCCGCGAACGATCTGCTGGACCAGCGCGACAACCTCGTCGCAGAGCTCAACAAGCTGGTGAAGGTGAGCACGACGACCGAGTCGGACGGCTCGCTCAGCGTGTTCATCGGCAGCGGCCAGCCGCTCGTCGTCGGCACTTCGGTATCGCAGCTCGTCGTCGCGGCGGACTCGTCGGTGCCGTCCGATCCCTTCCGCGGCGAGATCCGCCTCGCGACGCCGGGCGGAGGTACGGTGCTGATGCCCGACTCGGTGCTCACCGGCGGCCAGCTCGGCGGGATGCTGAGATTCCGCAACGAGACGCTCAATGCGGCGCGCGAACAACTGGGCGATCTTGCAATTTCGGTCGCATCCGAGTTCAACGCGATCCATGCCGCGGGATACGACCTCGACGGGACGGCCACCGGCATCGCCTTCTTCAAGGATCTGAGCAGCTTTGCGGCCACCGACCTCGGGCGCCGCGAGGCGGCCGGCGCTTTTGCCGTCGTGCTTACCGATCCGCGCAAGATCGCGGCTTCGGGGGCGCCGACGGGCACCGTGGGCGCGGGCGGGAGCAACAACGAGAATGCGCTGAGACTCGCGGCGCTGCAGACGGAAAAGGTCATGAACGGCGATACGGCGACTTTCCAGTCGGCCTATTCGCAACTGGTCAGCTTCGTCGGCAACAAGACGCGTGAGGTGCAGATCGGCGAGCGCAGCCAGGAATCGCAGCTGCAGCAGGCGATCGACGCGCAGCAGGCCCTTTCGGGGGTGAATCTCGACGAAGAGGCGGCCAACCTTATCCGCTTCCAGCAGTCCTACCAGGCAGCGGCGCGCGTCATGTCCGTGGCGGGAACGCTGTTCGACGAAATCCTGTCGATTTCGCGTTGA
- the flgL gene encoding flagellar hook-associated protein FlgL produces MRISTGMIFDAGRNSMMRQSADLLHTQQQLASGRRILSPSDDPIGASRALEVTQSKSVNTQFQTNQGYAKDALASLESNLGSITDVLTYIRTRAVEAGNGAFGASEHQAIATDLEAQFNALLGIANGKDATGDYQFAGYQSAQPAFSGGAALPSAGPGPVMYDGDGGERSMQVGSTRVMPVAEPGSKVFMADSVTGESQVFGAISQFITELRKDPTDPTRNIGAAVSQAIGDMDGALENVSTIRASVGSRMVELDALGELAAVQDQQYAETLSRLQDLDYNEAITRFTQQQTILEAAQQTYVRVTGLSLFNLLS; encoded by the coding sequence ATGAGAATCTCGACCGGCATGATCTTCGACGCGGGCCGCAACTCGATGATGCGGCAGAGCGCGGATCTCCTGCATACACAGCAGCAACTCGCCTCCGGGCGGCGCATCCTGAGCCCGTCGGACGACCCGATTGGTGCCTCCCGCGCGCTCGAAGTGACGCAATCGAAGAGCGTCAACACGCAGTTCCAGACCAACCAGGGCTATGCGAAGGATGCACTGGCATCGCTGGAGAGCAATCTCGGCAGCATCACGGACGTCCTGACCTACATCCGCACGCGCGCGGTGGAGGCGGGCAACGGTGCGTTCGGCGCCAGCGAGCATCAGGCGATCGCGACCGACCTCGAGGCGCAGTTCAACGCGCTGCTCGGCATCGCCAACGGCAAGGATGCGACCGGGGATTACCAGTTTGCCGGCTACCAGTCGGCGCAGCCGGCCTTTTCCGGTGGCGCGGCGCTTCCCTCGGCCGGACCGGGCCCGGTGATGTACGACGGCGATGGTGGCGAGCGCAGCATGCAGGTGGGTTCCACCCGCGTCATGCCGGTGGCGGAGCCTGGCAGCAAGGTGTTCATGGCCGATTCCGTGACCGGCGAGTCGCAGGTGTTCGGCGCAATTTCGCAGTTCATCACCGAACTGCGCAAGGATCCGACCGATCCGACGCGCAACATCGGTGCCGCGGTTTCCCAGGCGATCGGCGACATGGACGGGGCGCTCGAGAACGTCAGCACGATTCGGGCGTCGGTCGGTTCGCGCATGGTGGAACTCGACGCGCTGGGCGAACTGGCAGCAGTCCAGGACCAGCAATACGCCGAGACGCTGTCGCGGCTGCAGGACCTCGACTACAACGAGGCGATCACGCGCTTCACCCAGCAGCAGACCATTCTCGAGGCCGCACAGCAGACCTACGTGCGCGTGACGGGGCTGTCGCTGTTCAATCTGCTCAGCTGA
- the fliR gene encoding flagellar biosynthetic protein FliR — protein sequence MLSVTSAQLDAWLAALMFPLARLLGLVTAAPLFSNRMVPVRIRLAVGLAMAMAVLPALPPMPEVPADSMLALALLAQQAFIGIAMGFMMRLMFAAVDVAGEMIGLQMGLSFAVFFSPQTGGQTSVIAEFLGLLTLLVFVAMNGHLMLVNVVVASFEWLPVGKLPKGEGWLLVASYAAVMFASGLLLALPMVAALLITNTALGVLTRAAPQLNLFAVGFPVTLSVGFVVLMLSMGSFAPVLQRIFESGFDGIDRLLRAFV from the coding sequence ATGCTGAGCGTCACTTCCGCCCAGCTCGACGCCTGGCTCGCGGCGCTGATGTTCCCGCTCGCGCGCCTGCTCGGGCTGGTGACCGCCGCCCCGCTGTTCAGCAACCGCATGGTGCCCGTGCGCATCCGCCTGGCCGTCGGCCTGGCGATGGCGATGGCCGTGCTCCCCGCCCTGCCGCCCATGCCCGAGGTGCCGGCCGATTCCATGCTGGCGCTGGCCTTGCTCGCCCAGCAGGCCTTCATCGGCATCGCGATGGGCTTCATGATGCGGCTGATGTTCGCCGCGGTGGACGTCGCGGGCGAGATGATCGGCCTGCAGATGGGCCTGTCCTTCGCGGTGTTCTTCAGTCCGCAGACCGGCGGCCAGACGTCGGTGATCGCCGAGTTCCTCGGCCTGCTCACGCTGCTCGTGTTCGTTGCGATGAACGGCCATCTGATGCTCGTGAACGTCGTCGTCGCGAGCTTCGAATGGCTCCCCGTCGGCAAGCTGCCCAAGGGCGAGGGGTGGCTGCTGGTCGCGTCCTACGCCGCCGTGATGTTCGCGTCGGGCCTGCTGCTGGCCCTGCCCATGGTCGCGGCGCTGCTCATCACCAACACGGCGCTCGGCGTGCTCACGCGCGCGGCACCGCAGCTCAACCTCTTCGCCGTGGGCTTTCCGGTGACGCTTTCGGTGGGGTTCGTGGTGCTGATGCTGAGCATGGGAAGCTTCGCCCCGGTGCTGCAGCGCATCTTCGAATCCGGCTTCGACGGGATAGACCGGCTGCTGCGCGCCTTCGTCTAG
- the fliQ gene encoding flagellar biosynthesis protein FliQ, which translates to MTPGTVVDIGRQAVEMTLMLAAPMFLAALITGLIVSVFQAATQINEMTLTFVPKLIAVFVTMVVAGHWMIALITDFTRRLFESIPTMIG; encoded by the coding sequence ATGACCCCGGGTACCGTCGTCGATATCGGCCGCCAGGCCGTCGAGATGACCCTGATGCTGGCCGCGCCGATGTTCCTCGCCGCGCTGATCACCGGCCTGATCGTCAGCGTCTTCCAGGCCGCGACGCAGATCAACGAGATGACGCTGACCTTCGTGCCCAAGCTCATCGCGGTGTTCGTCACGATGGTCGTCGCCGGCCACTGGATGATCGCCCTGATCACCGACTTCACGCGGCGCCTGTTCGAGTCCATACCGACGATGATCGGATAG
- the fliP gene encoding flagellar type III secretion system pore protein FliP (The bacterial flagellar biogenesis protein FliP forms a type III secretion system (T3SS)-type pore required for flagellar assembly.) — protein MRNDARSALIRVLAPLALLLLPIAAGAQGLPAITGAPAPGGGTTYSLSVQTLLLLTSLSFLPSVVLMMTSFTRIIIVFALLRTAMGTQTSPPNQVLLGLALFLTFFIMSPIADKVYNDAYLPMSRNEIQFDQALERATVPVKAFMLKQVREPDIALFAKLSKTPPVEKAEDLPMRVVVPAFVTSELKTAFQIGFLVFIPFLIIDMVVASVLMSMGMMMMSPVIVSLPFKIMLFVLVDGWTLLIGSLVGSFAV, from the coding sequence ATGCGAAATGACGCTCGCTCCGCGCTGATCCGCGTGCTCGCTCCGCTCGCCCTGCTGCTCCTGCCGATCGCGGCCGGCGCCCAAGGCCTGCCGGCCATCACCGGCGCGCCGGCACCGGGCGGCGGCACGACCTACAGCCTGAGCGTGCAGACCCTGCTGCTGCTGACCTCGCTGAGCTTCCTGCCCTCGGTGGTGCTGATGATGACGAGCTTCACGCGCATCATTATCGTCTTCGCGCTGCTGCGCACGGCGATGGGCACGCAGACTTCGCCGCCCAACCAGGTGTTGCTCGGCTTGGCGCTGTTCCTGACCTTTTTCATCATGTCGCCGATCGCCGACAAGGTGTACAACGACGCCTACCTGCCGATGTCGCGCAACGAAATCCAGTTCGATCAGGCCCTCGAGCGCGCCACCGTGCCCGTGAAAGCCTTCATGCTCAAGCAGGTGCGCGAACCGGATATCGCGCTGTTCGCCAAGCTGTCGAAGACGCCGCCGGTCGAAAAGGCCGAGGACCTGCCGATGCGCGTCGTCGTACCGGCCTTCGTCACGTCGGAGCTGAAGACCGCCTTCCAGATCGGCTTCCTCGTGTTCATCCCCTTCCTCATCATCGACATGGTGGTCGCGTCGGTGCTCATGTCCATGGGCATGATGATGATGTCGCCGGTGATCGTTTCGCTGCCGTTCAAGATCATGCTGTTCGTGCTGGTCGATGGCTGGACCCTGCTCATCGGGTCGCTGGTCGGCAGCTTCGCGGTATAA
- the fliO gene encoding flagellar biosynthetic protein FliO, with product MTQFPKLPEPVPDLVRFAPLVLAGAATPLFAADATLPAAPAITDGLGQMLLGLAVVLGLLLGCLWLIKKLSAPHGAAAGLRVLGAVPVGPRERVVLVEVGGQVLVLGVTPTNVRTLHTLPADALQHTSPSAPPISGPFGDFQGWLKRSMERRNDAK from the coding sequence GTGACGCAATTTCCGAAACTTCCCGAGCCCGTCCCCGACCTCGTCCGCTTCGCGCCGCTCGTCCTGGCCGGCGCGGCCACGCCGCTCTTCGCTGCGGACGCGACACTCCCGGCAGCCCCCGCCATCACCGACGGCCTCGGCCAGATGCTGCTGGGCCTCGCGGTGGTCCTCGGCCTGCTGCTGGGCTGCCTGTGGCTGATCAAGAAGCTTTCGGCGCCGCACGGGGCCGCCGCCGGATTGCGCGTGCTCGGCGCCGTGCCGGTCGGCCCGCGCGAGCGCGTGGTGCTCGTCGAAGTCGGCGGACAGGTGCTGGTGCTGGGCGTCACGCCGACCAACGTCCGCACGCTGCACACGCTGCCCGCGGACGCACTGCAGCACACATCGCCGAGTGCGCCCCCGATCTCCGGCCCGTTCGGGGACTTCCAGGGCTGGCTGAAGCGTTCGATGGAGCGTCGCAACGATGCGAAATGA
- the fliN gene encoding flagellar motor switch protein FliN: MADNDLENQVTEDDWAAAMMEQATAESSPDAEARRVAADLAAAAESPYQAKPASHLFPDFGASSPRTGGLNDFDMILDIPVQLTVELGRTKISIRNLLQLAHGSVVELDGLAGEPMDVLVNGTLIAQGEVVVVNDKFGIRLTDIITPAERMRKIRG; the protein is encoded by the coding sequence ATGGCTGACAACGATCTCGAAAACCAGGTCACCGAAGACGACTGGGCAGCGGCAATGATGGAACAGGCCACGGCCGAAAGCAGCCCGGACGCGGAGGCGCGTCGCGTTGCCGCGGACCTTGCCGCCGCAGCGGAGTCGCCCTACCAGGCGAAACCTGCCAGCCACCTCTTCCCGGACTTCGGCGCGTCCTCGCCCCGCACGGGCGGGCTCAACGACTTCGACATGATCCTGGACATCCCCGTCCAGCTGACCGTCGAACTGGGCCGCACCAAGATCTCGATCCGCAACCTGCTGCAGCTCGCGCACGGCTCGGTGGTCGAGCTCGACGGACTGGCGGGCGAACCGATGGACGTGCTCGTGAACGGCACACTGATCGCCCAAGGCGAAGTGGTGGTCGTCAATGACAAGTTCGGCATCCGCCTGACCGACATCATCACGCCCGCCGAGCGCATGCGGAAGATCCGCGGCTGA
- the fliM gene encoding flagellar motor switch protein FliM, with protein sequence MSSDFLSQDEVDALLKGVAGEPEEQEEELGDQAGIRPYNLATQERIVRGRMPTMELINERFARYLRIGLFNYMHRNAEVSVGPVKVQKYGEFVRNLVVPTNLNLILAKPLRGTGLIVFDPNLVFIVVDNMFGGDGRFHSRVEGRDFTPTEQRIIQGMLNVVFAEYTRAWAPVFKIEMEYVRSEMNSQFANIATPSEIVISASFSLEFGGSQADMHICFPYSMVEPIRDLLYSTMQSDHLSQDNRWISLLSRQLQNADVQLVCNLGSADVTLRDIVNMRVGDVIPIDVPKMLEAEVDGSPVLEVSYGRQGTNYAIKVERFLANDDDATTLGGRNG encoded by the coding sequence ATGTCTTCCGATTTTCTCTCCCAGGATGAGGTCGACGCACTGCTGAAGGGCGTCGCCGGGGAGCCCGAGGAACAGGAAGAGGAACTCGGGGACCAGGCGGGCATACGCCCGTACAACCTGGCCACCCAGGAGCGCATCGTCCGTGGGCGCATGCCCACGATGGAGCTCATCAACGAGCGCTTTGCCCGGTACCTGCGGATCGGGCTGTTCAACTACATGCACCGGAATGCCGAAGTGTCGGTCGGACCGGTGAAGGTGCAGAAGTACGGCGAATTCGTCCGCAACCTGGTGGTGCCGACGAACCTGAACCTCATCCTGGCCAAACCCCTGCGCGGCACCGGGCTTATCGTCTTCGACCCGAACCTCGTGTTCATCGTCGTCGACAACATGTTCGGCGGCGACGGCCGCTTCCACTCGCGGGTCGAAGGGCGCGACTTTACCCCCACCGAGCAGCGCATCATCCAGGGCATGCTCAACGTCGTATTCGCCGAATACACGCGGGCGTGGGCACCAGTGTTCAAGATCGAGATGGAGTACGTCCGCTCGGAGATGAACTCGCAATTCGCGAACATCGCCACGCCGTCGGAAATCGTCATCTCGGCAAGCTTCTCGCTCGAATTCGGCGGCTCGCAGGCGGACATGCACATCTGCTTCCCGTACTCGATGGTCGAGCCGATCCGCGACCTGCTCTATTCGACGATGCAGAGCGACCACCTGAGCCAGGACAACCGCTGGATCAGCCTGCTCTCGCGCCAACTGCAGAACGCCGATGTCCAACTGGTGTGCAATCTGGGCAGCGCCGACGTCACCCTGCGCGACATCGTCAATATGCGCGTCGGCGACGTGATCCCGATCGACGTGCCCAAGATGCTCGAGGCCGAAGTCGACGGCAGTCCGGTTCTGGAAGTGAGCTACGGCAGGCAGGGCACGAACTACGCGATCAAGGTCGAACGCTTCCTCGCCAACGACGACGACGCCACAACACTCGGAGGCCGAAATGGCTGA
- a CDS encoding flagellar basal body-associated FliL family protein, translating to MAKAPTPPPAAAEPPAPAPKRSKKLLILLIAAAVVVALLAAVVVGLLLMKKSQSATGDDDEAPAVVAVDLNKPPTFVPMDPFVVNLAPAEGERYLQVVMALRVADAKTGENLKAFMPEIRHQINLLLSSKLPSELSTMEGREALAEEIVHRTNRVLGAPPAKAGDGKSAPAAGPIQAVLFNSFIIQ from the coding sequence ATGGCCAAGGCCCCTACCCCCCCTCCCGCAGCAGCTGAACCCCCCGCACCGGCGCCGAAACGGAGCAAGAAGCTCCTGATCCTGCTGATCGCCGCCGCCGTCGTGGTGGCTCTGCTCGCGGCCGTGGTGGTGGGCCTGCTGCTGATGAAGAAGAGCCAGTCGGCCACCGGCGACGACGACGAGGCGCCGGCAGTCGTCGCTGTCGATCTGAACAAACCGCCGACCTTCGTGCCGATGGATCCCTTCGTCGTGAACCTCGCGCCGGCGGAAGGCGAGCGCTACCTTCAGGTCGTCATGGCCCTTCGGGTCGCCGATGCGAAAACGGGAGAGAACCTCAAGGCCTTCATGCCCGAGATCCGCCACCAGATCAATCTGCTGCTGTCGAGCAAACTGCCTTCCGAATTGTCTACGATGGAAGGACGTGAGGCGCTGGCGGAAGAGATCGTCCACCGCACCAACAGAGTGCTCGGCGCGCCGCCCGCAAAGGCGGGCGACGGGAAGAGCGCACCCGCCGCCGGACCGATCCAGGCGGTGCTGTTCAACTCGTTCATCATCCAGTAA
- a CDS encoding flagellar hook-length control protein FliK, producing MSNQVLTSMLRLNAPSAAAQPLQRATEESRAGGNELNDDSFSRTLDRRMNAAERSLARPERERPQERATQTTERPRSEARSETQRSGEANAPDRKDESSSADATSAETAGQNATQDSASAEGGTQDGNTAQDSGAPADPAAQAASLAALMPGVAALPAAESAAEGDALLTSDVLLDTPKRKSGAFTLGQLIAEATAQTESSEKAGPDAGGVADAVAKVKADIAAGSTPAAFGARLQMAAQQSAPTAPGLQALEPDAQAAGLHASAFAPGTARTEQTPPQLQVHTPAGQRAWAEDVGNRMMWMVGRNESRAELVLTPAHLGKLEVSIQINGDQTTAHFVAASAAARDALEQVLPRLREVLQQAGINLGQANVSTQGDQRAPQDSGTGSGRGQRGATAADQAGDGRTVPLAPASWSRTGLGMVDIFA from the coding sequence ATGTCGAATCAGGTCTTGACCAGCATGCTGCGCCTGAATGCCCCGTCGGCCGCCGCGCAGCCTCTCCAGCGCGCCACGGAGGAAAGCCGGGCCGGCGGAAACGAACTGAACGACGACAGTTTTTCCCGCACCCTAGACCGCCGCATGAACGCGGCCGAACGCTCCCTCGCCCGCCCGGAAAGGGAAAGACCGCAGGAACGTGCGACGCAGACGACGGAACGCCCGCGTAGCGAAGCACGGAGCGAAACGCAGCGCAGCGGGGAAGCGAACGCGCCGGACCGGAAGGACGAAAGCAGCAGCGCCGACGCGACCAGCGCCGAAACGGCCGGTCAAAATGCCACGCAGGACTCGGCCAGCGCGGAGGGCGGGACACAGGACGGCAATACGGCCCAGGACAGCGGCGCACCGGCGGATCCCGCCGCCCAGGCGGCAAGCCTTGCCGCCCTGATGCCCGGCGTTGCCGCTTTGCCGGCCGCAGAATCCGCCGCGGAAGGCGACGCCCTGCTGACATCCGATGTGCTTCTCGATACGCCGAAGCGCAAGTCCGGCGCCTTCACGCTCGGCCAGTTGATCGCGGAAGCCACCGCCCAGACCGAGTCGTCGGAGAAAGCCGGGCCGGACGCCGGGGGCGTTGCGGACGCGGTCGCCAAAGTGAAGGCCGACATTGCGGCCGGAAGCACCCCCGCGGCCTTCGGCGCGCGCCTGCAGATGGCTGCGCAGCAGTCCGCACCGACTGCGCCCGGCCTGCAGGCGCTCGAACCCGACGCGCAGGCAGCCGGTCTGCACGCCTCGGCATTTGCTCCCGGCACCGCGCGCACGGAGCAGACGCCGCCGCAGTTGCAGGTGCACACCCCGGCCGGCCAGCGCGCCTGGGCGGAAGACGTCGGCAACCGCATGATGTGGATGGTGGGGCGCAACGAATCCAGGGCAGAGCTTGTGCTCACGCCAGCCCATCTTGGCAAGCTCGAGGTCTCGATCCAGATCAACGGCGACCAGACGACCGCGCATTTCGTCGCCGCGTCGGCGGCCGCTCGCGACGCGCTCGAGCAGGTGCTGCCGCGACTGCGCGAAGTCCTGCAGCAGGCCGGCATCAACCTCGGCCAGGCGAACGTCAGCACACAGGGCGACCAGCGCGCACCACAGGATTCGGGGACCGGATCCGGCCGCGGGCAACGCGGCGCGACCGCAGCAGATCAGGCCGGCGACGGCCGGACCGTTCCCCTCGCCCCCGCGTCCTGGTCGCGCACCGGCCTGGGCATGGTCGATATCTTTGCCTGA
- the fliJ gene encoding flagellar export protein FliJ, producing the protein MSKSFPLKPLLELSQTRMDDAARRLGELIASEQEGTRKLELLQNYRDEYESRFHEAARNGISPDEWRNFSAFIGRIDEAIAVQKSSVDRSRQMTVAGQHAWMTQRNKVKAFDTLQKRHDLGEARKEARLEQRQSDEHSAKRFANREDGGES; encoded by the coding sequence CTGGAACTGAGCCAGACACGCATGGACGACGCGGCGCGCCGTCTGGGCGAGCTCATCGCCAGCGAGCAGGAGGGCACGCGCAAGCTGGAATTGCTGCAGAACTATCGCGACGAGTACGAATCGCGTTTTCATGAAGCTGCACGCAACGGCATCAGCCCCGACGAATGGCGCAACTTCAGCGCCTTCATCGGCCGCATCGACGAAGCCATTGCGGTGCAGAAGTCCAGCGTCGACCGCTCCCGCCAGATGACCGTCGCCGGCCAGCACGCGTGGATGACCCAGCGCAACAAGGTCAAGGCCTTCGATACGCTGCAGAAACGCCACGACCTCGGCGAGGCGCGCAAGGAAGCCCGCCTCGAACAGCGACAGTCCGACGAGCACTCGGCCAAGCGCTTCGCCAACCGCGAAGACGGCGGCGAATCCTGA